One genomic region from Paraburkholderia azotifigens encodes:
- the hisC gene encoding histidinol-phosphate transaminase: MTTSFGPSYVRAIAPYVAGKPISEVAREFGLDEAQIVKLASNENPLGMPESAKTAMAQAASELGRYPDANAFELKAALSAHYDVPADWITLGNGSNDILELAAHAFVEKSQSVIYAQYSFAVYALATQGLGARAIVVPAVEYGHDLDAMLAAITDDTRLVFVANPNNPTGTFIDGATIEAFLSKVPRSVVVVLDEAYTEYLSAGKRYDSIAWVRRYPNLLVSRTFSKAFGLAGLRVGFAIAQPELTDLMNRLRQPFNVNTLAQAAAIAALNDKPFLQKSAELNAQGYRRLTEAFDKLGLEYVPSYGNFVLVRVGNDDAAGNRVNLELLKQGVIVRPVGSYGLPQWLRVTIGLPDENEAFIAALEKTLATTA; this comes from the coding sequence ATGACAACGTCGTTCGGTCCTTCCTATGTTCGCGCGATCGCGCCTTATGTGGCTGGCAAGCCGATCTCGGAAGTCGCGCGCGAATTTGGGCTGGACGAAGCGCAGATCGTGAAGCTGGCGTCGAACGAAAATCCGCTCGGTATGCCGGAGTCCGCGAAGACGGCGATGGCGCAGGCTGCGAGCGAACTCGGCCGCTATCCGGACGCCAACGCGTTCGAGCTGAAGGCGGCGCTCTCCGCGCACTACGACGTGCCCGCCGACTGGATCACACTCGGCAACGGCAGCAACGACATTCTCGAACTGGCCGCACACGCGTTCGTCGAGAAAAGTCAGTCGGTCATCTACGCACAGTATTCGTTTGCCGTGTACGCGCTGGCGACGCAAGGCCTCGGCGCGCGCGCGATCGTCGTGCCCGCCGTCGAGTACGGCCACGATCTCGATGCAATGCTCGCCGCGATCACGGACGACACGCGTCTCGTCTTCGTCGCGAACCCGAACAATCCGACGGGCACGTTCATCGACGGCGCGACCATCGAAGCGTTCCTGTCGAAGGTGCCGCGCAGCGTGGTCGTCGTGCTCGACGAGGCGTACACGGAATACCTGAGCGCCGGCAAGCGCTACGACTCGATCGCGTGGGTGCGCCGCTATCCGAATCTGCTGGTGTCGCGCACGTTCTCGAAGGCGTTTGGTCTGGCTGGCCTGCGCGTCGGTTTCGCGATTGCGCAGCCGGAACTGACGGATCTGATGAACCGCCTGCGTCAGCCGTTCAACGTGAACACGCTCGCGCAAGCGGCCGCGATTGCCGCACTGAACGACAAGCCGTTTCTGCAGAAAAGCGCGGAGTTGAATGCGCAGGGCTATCGCCGCTTGACGGAAGCGTTTGACAAGCTTGGTCTCGAATATGTGCCGTCGTACGGCAACTTCGTGCTGGTGCGCGTCGGCAATGACGACGCGGCGGGCAACCGCGTGAATCTCGAACTGCTGAAGCAGGGCGTGATCGTGCGACCTGTCGGCAGCTACGGTCTGCCGCAATGGCTGCGCGTGACGATCGGCCTGCCCGACGAAAACGAGGCGTTCATCGCCGCACTCGAAAAGACGCTCGCGACGACGGCCTGA
- the pheA gene encoding prephenate dehydratase → MDDELNSQLKPLRERIDAIDAQLIALLNHRAAVALEVGEVKKHFNAPVFRPEREQQVIARLQDMSEGPLAGEHISAIWREIMAASRALEKNITAAYLGPAGTYSEQAMHEYFGQSIEGLPCSSIDEVFRSVEAGGAEFGVVPIENSTEGAVSRTLDLLLQTQLLIGGELALPIHHNLLTLNGSLAGVTRVCAHAQALAQCQRWLATHAPHVERQAVSSNAEAARLAAEDPTIAAIAGDRAATQYGLQVAYALIQDDPHNRTRFVMIGKQPTGASGYDKTSLIVSVANEPGAMFKLLEPLAKHGVSMTRFESRPARVGTWEYYFYIDVEGHRDDASVSAALAELGQKADFLKILGSYPRAR, encoded by the coding sequence ATGGACGACGAACTCAATTCTCAACTCAAACCACTGCGCGAACGGATCGACGCGATCGACGCGCAGCTCATCGCGCTCCTGAATCATCGCGCGGCGGTCGCGCTCGAAGTCGGCGAGGTAAAGAAGCACTTCAATGCGCCCGTATTTCGGCCGGAGCGCGAGCAGCAGGTGATCGCGCGTCTGCAGGACATGAGCGAGGGCCCGCTCGCGGGCGAGCACATCAGCGCAATCTGGCGCGAAATCATGGCCGCGAGCCGCGCGCTCGAGAAGAACATCACGGCCGCTTATCTCGGCCCGGCCGGCACGTATAGCGAACAGGCGATGCACGAATACTTCGGTCAATCGATCGAAGGCCTGCCGTGTTCGTCGATCGACGAAGTATTCCGTTCGGTCGAAGCGGGCGGTGCGGAATTCGGCGTCGTGCCCATCGAAAATTCGACGGAAGGTGCGGTGTCGCGCACGCTCGATCTGCTGCTGCAAACGCAGTTGCTGATCGGGGGCGAGCTGGCTCTGCCGATCCATCACAATCTGCTGACGCTCAACGGCAGCCTGGCCGGTGTGACGCGCGTGTGCGCGCACGCGCAGGCGCTCGCGCAGTGCCAGCGCTGGCTGGCGACGCACGCGCCGCACGTCGAGCGCCAGGCGGTGTCGAGCAACGCCGAGGCCGCGCGCCTCGCGGCGGAAGACCCGACCATCGCGGCCATCGCTGGCGACCGCGCCGCGACCCAATACGGCTTGCAGGTCGCTTATGCGCTGATCCAGGACGATCCGCACAACCGCACGCGCTTCGTGATGATCGGCAAGCAGCCGACGGGCGCGAGCGGCTACGACAAGACGTCGCTGATCGTATCGGTCGCGAACGAGCCGGGCGCGATGTTCAAGCTGCTGGAACCGCTCGCGAAGCACGGCGTATCGATGACGCGCTTCGAGTCGCGTCCGGCGCGCGTCGGCACGTGGGAGTACTACTTCTACATCGACGTCGAAGGTCATCGCGACGATGCGTCCGTGTCCGCCGCGCTCGCCGAACTTGGCCAGAAGGCCGACTTCCTGAAGATTCTCGGCTCGTATCCGCGCGCCCGCTGA
- the serC gene encoding 3-phosphoserine/phosphohydroxythreonine transaminase has translation MRVFNFSAGPAAMPEEVLRQAADEMLDWRGSGMSVMEMSHRGKEFMTIHEEALTDLRELLQVPSSHQILFLQGGGLGENAIVPMNLMGSKARADFVVTGSWSQKSFKEAQKYGTVHLAASGETADGFTRVPARAEWNLSDDPAYVHLCTNETIHGVETFEIPDLGDIPLVADASSHILSRPMDVAKYGVLFGGAQKNIGMAGVTVVIVREDLLERSMSICPSAFEWKTVALNNSMYNTPPTYAIYIAGLVFKWLKKQGGLTAIEARNVEKSKLLYDTIDSSSFYLNKVERNARSRMNVPFFLADESRNEDFLAGAKARGLVQLKGHKSVGGMRASIYNAVPLEGVKALVEYMREFEQRGA, from the coding sequence ATGCGCGTCTTCAATTTCTCCGCCGGTCCGGCGGCCATGCCCGAAGAAGTGCTGCGCCAGGCAGCCGACGAAATGCTCGATTGGCGCGGCAGCGGCATGAGCGTGATGGAAATGAGCCATCGCGGCAAAGAATTCATGACGATTCATGAAGAGGCGCTGACCGATCTGCGCGAGTTGCTGCAGGTGCCGTCCAGTCATCAGATTCTTTTCCTGCAAGGCGGCGGACTCGGCGAAAACGCGATCGTGCCGATGAACCTGATGGGCAGCAAGGCGCGGGCGGACTTCGTCGTGACGGGCTCCTGGTCGCAGAAGTCCTTCAAGGAAGCGCAGAAATACGGCACAGTGCATCTGGCCGCGAGCGGCGAAACGGCTGACGGCTTCACGCGCGTTCCGGCGCGCGCCGAGTGGAATCTTTCCGACGACCCCGCCTACGTGCACCTGTGCACGAACGAAACCATCCACGGCGTCGAAACGTTCGAAATTCCCGATCTCGGCGATATTCCGCTCGTCGCCGATGCGTCGTCGCACATCCTGTCGCGCCCGATGGACGTCGCCAAATATGGCGTGCTGTTCGGCGGCGCGCAAAAGAACATCGGCATGGCGGGCGTGACCGTCGTGATCGTGCGCGAGGATCTGCTGGAACGATCGATGAGCATTTGTCCGTCGGCGTTTGAATGGAAGACGGTCGCGCTGAACAATTCGATGTACAACACGCCGCCCACGTACGCGATCTACATCGCCGGGCTCGTGTTCAAGTGGTTGAAGAAGCAGGGCGGGTTGACGGCGATCGAAGCACGCAACGTCGAAAAGTCGAAGCTGCTGTACGACACGATCGACTCGTCGAGTTTTTATCTGAACAAGGTGGAGCGCAACGCGCGGTCGCGGATGAACGTACCGTTCTTCCTCGCCGACGAGTCGCGCAATGAAGATTTCCTGGCCGGCGCGAAAGCGCGCGGGCTGGTGCAGCTGAAGGGCCACAAGTCCGTCGGCGGCATGCGGGCGTCGATATACAACGCGGTGCCGCTCGAAGGCGTCAAAGCGCTTGTCGAGTACATGAGGGAATTCGAACAGCGCGGCGCGTGA
- a CDS encoding prephenate dehydrogenase, translating into MTDVAAFSFDKLVIFGVGLIGGSLARALRERGDVGGARRVIGVGRSAASTARALELGVIDASAALTDDAALRDALQGADVVLLAAPVAQTQPLLERIAPFLDPQTIITDAGSTKSDVVAAARAALGGRINQFVPGHPIAGRESSGVDAALPDLYVNRNVVLCALPENAPNAVERIAAMWRATGASVHAMPAEQHDRVFASVSHLPHVLSFALVEQILNSPDAELKFSFAAGGFRDFTRIAASSPEMWRDVCVANRAALLDEIDGYTAVLARLRSAIEAGDGATLEAVFARSRTARSAWQERAAPKPSPARSATDDASK; encoded by the coding sequence GTGACTGACGTGGCAGCGTTCTCTTTCGACAAACTGGTGATTTTCGGCGTCGGGCTGATCGGCGGATCGCTTGCGCGTGCGCTGCGCGAACGCGGCGACGTAGGCGGCGCGCGGCGCGTGATCGGCGTGGGCCGCTCGGCGGCCTCGACGGCGCGTGCGCTGGAACTGGGCGTGATCGACGCAAGCGCGGCGCTGACGGATGACGCGGCGCTGCGCGATGCACTCCAGGGCGCCGACGTGGTGCTGCTGGCCGCGCCTGTCGCGCAGACGCAGCCTTTGCTCGAACGCATTGCGCCGTTCCTGGATCCGCAGACCATCATCACCGACGCCGGCAGCACGAAGTCCGATGTCGTGGCGGCGGCCCGTGCGGCGCTGGGCGGGCGCATCAATCAGTTCGTGCCCGGGCATCCGATCGCGGGGCGCGAATCGAGCGGCGTCGACGCGGCGCTGCCCGATCTGTACGTGAATCGAAACGTCGTGCTGTGCGCGTTGCCGGAGAACGCGCCGAACGCCGTCGAGCGTATTGCCGCGATGTGGCGCGCGACGGGCGCGAGTGTGCACGCCATGCCGGCAGAACAGCATGACCGCGTGTTCGCGTCGGTCAGTCATCTGCCGCATGTGTTGTCGTTCGCGCTGGTTGAGCAGATTCTCAATTCACCCGACGCCGAACTGAAGTTTTCGTTTGCTGCTGGCGGCTTCCGCGACTTCACGCGGATCGCCGCGTCGAGCCCGGAAATGTGGCGCGACGTGTGCGTGGCCAATCGCGCGGCGCTGCTCGATGAAATCGACGGCTACACGGCCGTGCTGGCACGTCTGAGGTCGGCGATCGAAGCCGGCGACGGTGCGACGCTCGAAGCCGTGTTCGCGCGCTCGCGCACGGCCCGCAGCGCGTGGCAGGAGCGCGCGGCGCCGAAGCCTTCGCCCGCACGCTCGGCCACCGACGACGCGTCGAAATAA
- a CDS encoding DUF2059 domain-containing protein yields the protein MQKRFKQLMVLAAFVPTLAMAQALQNQQPAPAAPAAAAPVDPAKQAAIKNLLDAIDAQKLVGAIGNSAQMQAKQLVPAILSDALSENKTMTDKQKQASVPALQKNAVPKLVDSAGQVFATDAFKQDAMQAQYDAYAKYYSVQEINDLTAFYKSPTGRKFIQVQDQVGRDVVNGLMQKYMPQSIKATRDQADKEVASVKPAK from the coding sequence ATGCAAAAACGTTTCAAGCAGTTGATGGTCCTGGCCGCTTTCGTGCCGACGCTCGCGATGGCGCAAGCGCTGCAAAACCAGCAGCCGGCTCCGGCTGCTCCCGCCGCTGCTGCCCCGGTTGATCCCGCGAAGCAGGCTGCCATCAAGAATCTGCTCGACGCGATCGACGCACAGAAGCTGGTCGGCGCAATCGGCAACAGCGCGCAGATGCAGGCCAAGCAACTCGTCCCGGCTATCCTGTCGGACGCGCTGTCGGAAAACAAGACGATGACGGACAAGCAGAAGCAGGCTTCCGTCCCGGCGCTGCAAAAGAACGCGGTGCCGAAGCTGGTTGACTCGGCAGGCCAGGTGTTCGCAACGGACGCATTCAAGCAGGACGCGATGCAAGCTCAGTACGACGCGTACGCGAAGTACTACAGCGTGCAGGAAATCAACGACCTGACCGCGTTCTACAAGAGCCCGACGGGCCGCAAGTTCATCCAGGTGCAAGACCAGGTTGGCCGCGACGTCGTGAACGGTCTGATGCAGAAGTACATGCCGCAATCGATCAAGGCAACGCGCGACCAGGCTGACAAGGAAGTCGCTTCCGTCAAGCCGGCGAAGTAA